The following are encoded together in the Edaphobacter lichenicola genome:
- a CDS encoding DHH family phosphoesterase, whose amino-acid sequence MTSQALLLETKPHATQIDYLLAAFRTHPSFLLASHTRPDGDAIGSVLALAEVLDQLGCQADVVFADPIPSSYSTLPNIGRIHHTPSANDVDPTGTTPAILLECDGIGRTGLLGLEGRTLINIDHHASGRPFASVNWIDEHACAVAAMVYHIAVAANVEITPSMATCLYAGILSDTGTFTYSSTTADTFAMVHHLAACGANPSRIARDIYLSNPASKIRLLGIALSNLQCDDDLAWTWVTSEDMDRIGAIAEDCEGVVNYLISIAGVESAVFLREVANADQFRLSIRSKGETDVARIAERFGGGGHRNASGCTLDGPLPVALERILTQLRTGL is encoded by the coding sequence ATGACCTCCCAAGCCCTTCTCCTCGAGACCAAGCCTCACGCAACGCAGATTGACTACCTCCTGGCGGCCTTCCGGACCCATCCCAGCTTTCTCCTCGCCTCGCACACCCGCCCTGACGGCGACGCCATCGGCTCCGTCCTCGCCCTCGCCGAAGTGCTCGACCAGCTCGGCTGCCAGGCCGACGTCGTCTTCGCCGACCCTATCCCCTCCTCCTACAGCACCCTCCCCAACATCGGCCGCATCCACCACACGCCCTCTGCCAACGACGTAGACCCCACCGGCACCACCCCCGCCATCCTCCTCGAATGCGACGGCATCGGCCGCACCGGCCTCCTCGGTCTCGAGGGCCGCACCCTTATCAACATCGACCACCACGCCAGCGGCAGGCCCTTCGCCTCGGTCAATTGGATCGACGAGCACGCCTGCGCCGTCGCCGCCATGGTCTACCACATCGCCGTAGCCGCGAACGTCGAGATCACACCCTCCATGGCCACCTGTCTCTATGCCGGCATCCTCTCCGACACCGGCACCTTTACCTACTCCAGCACCACCGCCGACACCTTCGCGATGGTCCACCATCTCGCCGCCTGCGGAGCCAATCCCAGCCGAATAGCCCGCGACATCTACCTCTCCAACCCGGCCAGCAAGATCCGCCTGCTCGGCATCGCTCTCTCTAACCTCCAATGCGACGACGATCTTGCCTGGACCTGGGTCACCAGCGAAGATATGGACCGCATCGGCGCCATCGCCGAGGACTGCGAAGGAGTCGTCAACTACCTCATCAGCATCGCCGGCGTCGAGTCAGCCGTCTTCCTCCGCGAGGTCGCCAACGCCGACCAGTTTCGCCTCAGCATCCGCAGCAAAGGCGAGACCGACGTCGCCCGGATCGCCGAACGCTTCGGCGGCGGCGGCCATCGCAACGCCAGCGGATGCACCCTCGATGGCCCCCTCCCGGTCGCTCTCGAGCGCATCCTCACCCAGCTACGGACAGGACTCTGA
- a CDS encoding DUF503 domain-containing protein produces the protein MPIAKLTIELEIPHAQSLKDRRQVLRSMKDKLRHSFNLAIAELDDGMVWNRATLGIAAISSSTSYLTGQLRHIDQAAHRIAANLSAEITDSYAEILPE, from the coding sequence ATGCCCATAGCCAAACTCACCATCGAACTCGAAATCCCCCACGCCCAGTCCCTCAAAGACCGCCGCCAGGTCCTCCGCTCCATGAAAGATAAACTCCGCCACAGCTTTAACTTAGCCATAGCCGAACTGGACGACGGCATGGTCTGGAACCGCGCCACCCTCGGCATCGCCGCCATCTCCTCCTCCACCAGCTACCTCACCGGCCAGCTCCGCCACATCGACCAGGCCGCCCACCGCATCGCCGCCAACCTCAGCGCCGAAATCACCGACTCCTACGCCGAAATCCTGCCCGAATGA
- the rbfA gene encoding 30S ribosome-binding factor RbfA: MPEQRARTYHRNRVANTFSEEIGAMLEGELSDPRIAPSYVTEVVLAPGGKSARIFVAVHGNEEEEASTLEGLTTARAYIRSQLRDRMGVRHVPELTFAIDRSEKMTGRMDELLARTRKREQKRTPAEPIPGAPCKP; encoded by the coding sequence ATGCCCGAGCAGCGCGCCAGAACCTACCATCGCAACCGTGTCGCCAACACCTTCTCCGAGGAGATCGGAGCCATGCTCGAAGGCGAGCTCTCCGATCCCCGCATCGCCCCCAGCTACGTCACCGAGGTGGTCCTCGCCCCAGGCGGCAAATCCGCTCGCATCTTCGTAGCCGTCCACGGCAACGAGGAGGAGGAAGCCTCCACCCTCGAAGGCCTCACCACCGCCCGCGCCTACATCCGCTCCCAGCTCCGCGACCGCATGGGCGTACGCCACGTCCCCGAGCTCACCTTCGCCATCGACCGCTCCGAGAAGATGACTGGACGCATGGACGAGCTCCTCGCCCGCACCCGCAAGCGGGAGCAGAAGCGCACCCCAGCCGAACCGATCCCAGGGGCCCCCTGCAAACCATGA